The Delphinus delphis chromosome 7, mDelDel1.2, whole genome shotgun sequence genome includes a window with the following:
- the GPC1 gene encoding glypican-1 isoform X1: MELRARGWWLLCVAVALAACAHGDPASKSRSCGEVRHIYGTKGFSLSDVPQAEISGEHLRICPQGYTCCTSEMEENLANRSRAELETALLDSGRALQATLATQLRGFDDHFQRLLNDSERALQETFPGAFGELYVQNAKAFRDLYAELRLYYRGANLHLEETLAEFWARLLERLFRQLHPQLLLPDDYLDCLGKQAEPLRPFGEAPRELRLRATRAFVAARAFVQGLGVASDVVRKVAQVPLSPECSRAVMKLVYCAHCLGVPGARPCPDYCRNVLKGCLANQADLDAEWRNLLDSMVLITDKFWGPTGAESVIGGVHLWLAEAISALQDNSDTLTAKVIQGCGNPKVNPQGPEPEEKRRRGKLALPEKPPAGTLQKLVSEAKAQLRDAQDFWISLPGTLCSEKLAMSTASDDRCWNGVAKGRYLPEVMGDGLANQINNPEVEVDITKPDMAIRQQIMQLKITTNRLRGAYNGNDVDFQDASDDGSGSGSGEGCPDDECGRRVGRKSSSSRTPLSHALPGLSEREGQKASAMGRPQPCTRLLLLSGLPLVLSAARPRWR, encoded by the exons gtGAGCACCTGCGGATCTGCCCCCAGGGCTACACCTGCTGCACCAGCGAGATGGAGGAGAACCTGGCCAACCGCAGCCGGGCCGAGCTGGAGACGGCGCTCCTGGACAGCGGCCGGGCCCTGCAGGCCACGCTGGCCACCCAGCTGCGGGGCTTTGACG ATCACTTCCAGCGCCTGCTGAACGACTCGGAGCGGGCGCTGCAGGAGACCTTCCCGGGCGCCTTCGGGGAGCTGTACGTGCAGAACGCCAAGGCCTTCCGCGACCTGTACGCCGAGCTGCGCCTCTACTACCGCGGCGCCAACCTGCACCTGGAGGAGACGCTGGCCGAGTTCTGGGCCCGCCTGCTCGAGCGCCTCTTCCGGCAGCTGCACCCGCAGCTGCTGCTGCCCGACGACTACCTGGACTGCCTGGGCAAGCAGGCCGAGCCGCTGCGGCCCTTCGGGGAGGCCCCCCGCGAGCTGCGCCTGCGCGCCACCCGCGCCTTCGTGGCGGCGCGCGCGTTCGTGCAGGGCCTGGGCGTGGCTAGCGACGTGGTCCGGAAGGTGGCCCAG GTGCCCCTGAGCCCGGAGTGCTCACGGGCCGTCATGAAGCTGGTGTACTGTGCCCACTGCCTGGGGGTGCCTGGCGCCCGGCCCTGCCCCGACTACTGCCGCAACGTGCTCAAGGGCTGCCTGGCCAACCAGGCTGACCTGGACGCCGAGTGGAGGAACCTTCTGG ACTCCATGGTGCTCATCACAGACAAGTTCTGGGGCCCGACGGGCGCAGAGAGCGTCATCGGCGGCGTGCACTTGTGGCTGGCAGAAGCCATCAGCGCCCTACAGGACAACAGCGACACCCTCACAGCCAAG GTCATCCAGGGCTGCGGGAACCCCAAGGTGAACCCCCAGGGCCCCGAGCCCGAGGAGAAGCGGCGCCGGGGCAAGCTGGCGCTGCCGGAGAAGCCACCCGCGGGCACGCTTCAGAAGCTG GTCTCCGAGGCCAAGGCCCAGCTCCGAGATGCCCAGGACTTCTGGATCAGCCTCCCGGGGACGCTGTGCAGTGAGAAGTTGGCCATGAGCACGGCCAGCGATGACCGCTGCTGGAATGGGGTGGCCAAGGGTCG GTACCTGCCCGAGGTGATGGGCGACGGCCTGGCCAACCAGATCAACAACCCCGAGGTGGAGGTGGACATCACCAAGCCCGACATGGCCATCCGCCAGCAGATCATGCAGCTGAAGATCACGACCAACCGTCTGCGCGGCGCCTACAACGGCAACGACGTGGACTTCCAGGACGCCA GTGATGACGGCAGCGGCTCAGGCAGCGGCGAGGGCTGCCCCGACGACGAGTGTGGCCGGAGGGTCGGCAGGAAGAGCTCCAGCTCCCGGACGCCCCTGAGCCACGCCCTGCCCGGCCTCTCCGAGCGAGAGGGTCAGAAGGCGTCGGCCATGGGCCGCCCACAGCCCTGCACACGCCTCCTGCTGCTCTCCGGCCTCCCGCTGGTGCTCTCAGCAGCCAGGCCCCGGTGGCGGTAA
- the GPC1 gene encoding glypican-1 isoform X2, producing the protein MVEGLRAGGEVAGEHLRICPQGYTCCTSEMEENLANRSRAELETALLDSGRALQATLATQLRGFDDHFQRLLNDSERALQETFPGAFGELYVQNAKAFRDLYAELRLYYRGANLHLEETLAEFWARLLERLFRQLHPQLLLPDDYLDCLGKQAEPLRPFGEAPRELRLRATRAFVAARAFVQGLGVASDVVRKVAQVPLSPECSRAVMKLVYCAHCLGVPGARPCPDYCRNVLKGCLANQADLDAEWRNLLDSMVLITDKFWGPTGAESVIGGVHLWLAEAISALQDNSDTLTAKVIQGCGNPKVNPQGPEPEEKRRRGKLALPEKPPAGTLQKLVSEAKAQLRDAQDFWISLPGTLCSEKLAMSTASDDRCWNGVAKGRYLPEVMGDGLANQINNPEVEVDITKPDMAIRQQIMQLKITTNRLRGAYNGNDVDFQDASDDGSGSGSGEGCPDDECGRRVGRKSSSSRTPLSHALPGLSEREGQKASAMGRPQPCTRLLLLSGLPLVLSAARPRWR; encoded by the exons ATGGTGGAGGGGCTTAGGGCCGGCGGAGAGGTGGCCG gtGAGCACCTGCGGATCTGCCCCCAGGGCTACACCTGCTGCACCAGCGAGATGGAGGAGAACCTGGCCAACCGCAGCCGGGCCGAGCTGGAGACGGCGCTCCTGGACAGCGGCCGGGCCCTGCAGGCCACGCTGGCCACCCAGCTGCGGGGCTTTGACG ATCACTTCCAGCGCCTGCTGAACGACTCGGAGCGGGCGCTGCAGGAGACCTTCCCGGGCGCCTTCGGGGAGCTGTACGTGCAGAACGCCAAGGCCTTCCGCGACCTGTACGCCGAGCTGCGCCTCTACTACCGCGGCGCCAACCTGCACCTGGAGGAGACGCTGGCCGAGTTCTGGGCCCGCCTGCTCGAGCGCCTCTTCCGGCAGCTGCACCCGCAGCTGCTGCTGCCCGACGACTACCTGGACTGCCTGGGCAAGCAGGCCGAGCCGCTGCGGCCCTTCGGGGAGGCCCCCCGCGAGCTGCGCCTGCGCGCCACCCGCGCCTTCGTGGCGGCGCGCGCGTTCGTGCAGGGCCTGGGCGTGGCTAGCGACGTGGTCCGGAAGGTGGCCCAG GTGCCCCTGAGCCCGGAGTGCTCACGGGCCGTCATGAAGCTGGTGTACTGTGCCCACTGCCTGGGGGTGCCTGGCGCCCGGCCCTGCCCCGACTACTGCCGCAACGTGCTCAAGGGCTGCCTGGCCAACCAGGCTGACCTGGACGCCGAGTGGAGGAACCTTCTGG ACTCCATGGTGCTCATCACAGACAAGTTCTGGGGCCCGACGGGCGCAGAGAGCGTCATCGGCGGCGTGCACTTGTGGCTGGCAGAAGCCATCAGCGCCCTACAGGACAACAGCGACACCCTCACAGCCAAG GTCATCCAGGGCTGCGGGAACCCCAAGGTGAACCCCCAGGGCCCCGAGCCCGAGGAGAAGCGGCGCCGGGGCAAGCTGGCGCTGCCGGAGAAGCCACCCGCGGGCACGCTTCAGAAGCTG GTCTCCGAGGCCAAGGCCCAGCTCCGAGATGCCCAGGACTTCTGGATCAGCCTCCCGGGGACGCTGTGCAGTGAGAAGTTGGCCATGAGCACGGCCAGCGATGACCGCTGCTGGAATGGGGTGGCCAAGGGTCG GTACCTGCCCGAGGTGATGGGCGACGGCCTGGCCAACCAGATCAACAACCCCGAGGTGGAGGTGGACATCACCAAGCCCGACATGGCCATCCGCCAGCAGATCATGCAGCTGAAGATCACGACCAACCGTCTGCGCGGCGCCTACAACGGCAACGACGTGGACTTCCAGGACGCCA GTGATGACGGCAGCGGCTCAGGCAGCGGCGAGGGCTGCCCCGACGACGAGTGTGGCCGGAGGGTCGGCAGGAAGAGCTCCAGCTCCCGGACGCCCCTGAGCCACGCCCTGCCCGGCCTCTCCGAGCGAGAGGGTCAGAAGGCGTCGGCCATGGGCCGCCCACAGCCCTGCACACGCCTCCTGCTGCTCTCCGGCCTCCCGCTGGTGCTCTCAGCAGCCAGGCCCCGGTGGCGGTAA